The following proteins come from a genomic window of Halanaerobiaceae bacterium ANBcell28:
- a CDS encoding LysM peptidoglycan-binding domain-containing protein produces the protein MTNSNQCPDGFFHTVVIGNTLYSIAQEYNISVQAIIEANPGIQAERLQIGQRICIPAEAPPERPCPGTLYTVQPGDTLLSLAREYSYTLDALIVANPGIDPDVLRVGQQICLPPAPGGGPFPCPGGSIYRIQPGDTLYSIANRFGIPFNELLAANQHLPDPDNLIVGNPLCIPR, from the coding sequence AATTCAAATCAATGTCCTGACGGATTTTTTCATACAGTTGTAATAGGGAATACTTTGTATAGTATAGCCCAGGAATATAATATAAGTGTGCAAGCTATAATTGAAGCTAATCCTGGTATTCAAGCAGAAAGACTGCAAATTGGTCAACGAATTTGCATCCCTGCCGAAGCACCTCCTGAACGGCCCTGTCCTGGAACTCTTTATACAGTTCAGCCAGGAGATACTTTATTAAGCCTTGCTAGAGAATATAGCTATACTCTCGATGCACTTATCGTAGCTAATCCTGGAATCGATCCTGATGTTTTAAGGGTAGGACAACAAATTTGTCTACCTCCTGCACCAGGTGGAGGACCTTTCCCCTGTCCAGGAGGCTCAATCTATAGAATACAGCCAGGTGATACTTTATATAGTATAGCTAATAGATTTGGTATACCATTTAATGAACTCCTTGCAGCAAATCAACACCTGCCAGATCCAGATAATCTGATAGTAGGAAATCCTCTCTGTATTCCTCGTTAA
- a CDS encoding plasmid pRiA4b ORF-3 family protein has protein sequence MIIQCTKKLLDQLKIKPDMGVEEDPLFSWHANLLTINRRKVLVFVNDKNRYSIVLYGLKAKDFKNFDEHIISSIRKTFQQECIKEEIIDQFINSASEITYTKTKNRSMISRMNESCKNVHYYLDLLDERTIYQGELSQKISRYIVGDRQGDYIYPNKEMYQDLRNLTGEKVFTSKAAVIKVTLELENYNVWRKLIIPTNISFSKLHQILQIAFEWQDYHLHEFYIYDNAVKKESLIYYSDDYDLSLKPIINLVSSEEDLDYQDLNDYEMKLEKGIKLSEYLPAKIKYIYDYGDDWEHSIEIQEIIDDYDKNYPICFDGKGNTPPEDVGGEGGFEEFLKIIADSNHPEHQFLLEWGEKQGYQDFDIEEINQDLKIMF, from the coding sequence ATGATTATACAATGTACAAAGAAATTGTTAGATCAACTAAAAATAAAACCTGATATGGGAGTAGAGGAAGACCCCTTATTTTCCTGGCATGCTAACCTTCTAACTATTAATCGCAGAAAAGTTCTTGTATTTGTAAATGATAAAAACAGATATTCTATTGTTCTTTATGGACTAAAAGCAAAGGATTTTAAAAACTTTGATGAACATATTATTAGCTCTATCAGGAAAACTTTTCAGCAGGAGTGTATAAAAGAAGAAATCATTGATCAATTTATCAATTCTGCCTCAGAAATTACTTATACGAAAACTAAGAATCGTTCAATGATTTCTAGGATGAATGAATCCTGTAAAAACGTTCATTATTATCTTGATTTACTAGATGAAAGAACTATTTATCAAGGAGAATTAAGTCAGAAAATTAGTCGGTATATAGTAGGTGATCGTCAGGGTGATTATATATATCCCAATAAAGAGATGTATCAGGATCTGAGAAATTTAACAGGGGAAAAAGTATTTACTTCTAAGGCTGCTGTAATAAAAGTAACACTGGAACTAGAAAATTATAATGTCTGGCGTAAGTTAATTATTCCCACTAATATATCATTTTCTAAATTGCATCAGATTTTACAGATAGCTTTTGAATGGCAAGATTATCATTTGCATGAGTTCTATATTTATGATAATGCTGTAAAAAAAGAATCATTAATTTATTACTCAGATGATTATGATCTTAGTCTTAAACCCATTATTAATTTAGTCAGTTCTGAAGAAGATCTGGATTATCAGGATCTAAATGATTATGAGATGAAGTTAGAAAAGGGCATAAAATTATCAGAATATTTGCCTGCTAAGATTAAGTATATATATGATTATGGTGATGATTGGGAGCATTCGATTGAAATTCAAGAAATTATAGACGATTATGATAAGAATTATCCTATATGTTTTGATGGTAAAGGAAATACACCTCCTGAGGATGTTGGTGGAGAAGGTGGTTTTGAAGAATTCCTTAAGATTATTGCAGATAGTAATCACCCTGAACATCAATTTCTGCTGGAATGGGGAGAAAAGCAGGGATATCAAGACTTTGATATTGAAGAAATTAATCAGGATTTGAAGATTATGTTTTAA
- a CDS encoding HTH domain-containing protein produces MEENQRLSRLYRLIKMITLLESTHKKWTASDLADYFQVSERTFHRDREILERIMPLYYDSSKKTYAVLDTFSFNPPSFTRDEAVALAMAARAFKVENFPYKNDLDMALAKMLNSLPESICEVLETLGDKMTALGNPLVDLASYRDEINYNGS; encoded by the coding sequence ATGGAAGAAAATCAAAGACTATCAAGACTATATAGACTAATTAAAATGATTACTTTGCTGGAAAGTACACATAAGAAATGGACTGCTTCTGATCTTGCAGATTACTTTCAGGTATCGGAAAGAACATTTCATCGGGACAGAGAGATCCTGGAAAGGATTATGCCTTTATATTATGATTCATCTAAAAAAACATATGCTGTTTTAGATACATTCTCATTTAATCCTCCCTCTTTTACTAGAGATGAGGCTGTAGCACTAGCAATGGCAGCTCGGGCTTTTAAAGTCGAGAACTTCCCTTATAAAAACGATTTAGATATGGCACTGGCCAAGATGTTAAATTCATTACCTGAGTCTATATGTGAAGTGCTTGAAACTTTAGGTGATAAAATGACTGCCTTAGGTAATCCTTTAGTAGATTTAGCATCTTACAGAGATGAAATTAATTATAATGGAAGCTAA